In a genomic window of Zingiber officinale cultivar Zhangliang chromosome 9B, Zo_v1.1, whole genome shotgun sequence:
- the LOC122023588 gene encoding MLO-like protein 9 isoform X1, protein MAAEAPADPRRLDQTPTWAVAAVCAAIIIISLLLEKGLHHVGEWFIKRQKRTLFEVLEKVKAELMILGFISLLLTFSQDQIAKICVPRAVADSMLPCRPDAESTGGNKRRLLALVLTESHLKRRILAAGGSVVECPPEKEQLITATGLHQLHILIFFLAVFHVVNSALIMVLGRAKIHRWKDWEKDTTSAEYAFTTDPSRFRFTDEVSFVMSHTSFWNRNVILFYIKCFFNQFIKSVTKADYLTLRHGFISAHLAPGTNFNFKRYIKRALEDDFKQVVGISSILWASAVIILLLNVHGWQELFWASIIPLVIILAVGMKLQAIMAGMAMEIKDRQTVVQGMPLVHLTDRHFWFGRPQFVLFLIHLALFLNGFQITYFFWIWYSFGLNSCFHDTFQFIIARIVIGVIGQVLCSYITLPLYALVSQMGSHMKRSIFDDQTSRALKRWHQNVKRKLKGTPPKSVAPSPRSSVNSSPVHPVQFKSMRHAGETHYRSPRRHFPEPGNSEMHLSEQDNTDQEDEVSILPTNQVTSENDFEPLELRMEAGEQHKREDHSFSFVSMRGSSVKQP, encoded by the exons ATGGCAGCGGAAGCACCCGCGGACCCAAGGAGGCTCGACCAGACGCCGACGTGGGCCGTGGCGGCTGTCTGtgcggccatcatcatcatctccctatTGCTCGAGAAGGGACTTCATCATGTCGGGGAG TGGTTTATCAAGAGGCAAAAGAGAACTCTTTTTGAAGTTCTTGAGAAGGTGAAAGCCG AGTTGATGATCCTCGGCTTCATCTCCTTGCTGTTGACGTTTAGTCAGGACCAGATCGCGAAAATCTGTGTGCCAAGAGCAGTTGCAGATTCTATGCTGCCATGTCGCCCTGATGCAGAGTCAACTGGCGGAAATAAAAGGCGACTGCTCGCGCTGGTGCTGACGGAGTCACACCTGAAGCGCAGGATTTTAGCTGCTGGTGGTTCAGTGGTTGAATGCCCCCCA GAAAAGGAGCAACTGATTACTGCCACAGGCTTGCACCAGTTGCACATTCTGATCTTCTTTTTGGCTGTGTTTCATGTGGTAAATAGTGCTCTTATAATGGTCCTTGGAAGAGCAAAG ATACACAGATGGAAGGACTGGGAAAAGGATACGACATCGGCTGAGTATGCCTTCACGACTG ATCCATCCAGATTCAGATTTACTGATGAAGTATCCTTCGTAATGTCTCACACGAGCTTCTGGAACAGAAACGTGATCTTGTTCTATATT AAATGCTTCTTTAATCAATTCATCAAGTCTGTTACTAAAGCTGATTACTTGACCTTGCGCCATGGTTTTATAAGT GCTCACTTGGCTCCAGGAACTAATTTTAACTTCAAAAGATATATCAAAAGGGCTTTAGAGGATGACTTCAAGCAAGTTGTTGGAATCAG TTCTATTTTGTGGGCTTCTGCTGTGATTATTTTACTTCTAAATGTTCATG GATGGCAAGAACTTTTTTGGGCATCGATAATTCCTCTAGTC ATCATTTTGGCAGTGGGAATGAAGCTACAGGCGATTATGGCAGGAATGGCCATGGAGATTAAAGATAGGCAAACTGTGGTCCAGGGTATGCCTCTGGTGCATCTCACCGACCGGCATTTTTGGTTCGGGCGGCCGCAATTCGTTCTATTTCTGATCCACTTGGCACTCTTTCTC AATGGATTTCAGATTACATACTTCTTTTGGATATGG TATTCGTTTGGCTTGAATTCCTGTTTCCATGATACATTTCAATTCATCATTGCCAGAATTGTGATCGG GGTTATAGGCCAAGTTTTGTGCAGCTACATTACTCTCCCTCTATATGCACTTGTTTCTCAG ATGGGATCACACATGAAGAGATCCATATTCGACGATCAGACATCCAGGGCACTTAAGAGATGGCACCAGAATGTGAAGAGAAAACTCAAAGGAACCCCTCCGAAATCCGTGGCACCGAGCCCGCGGTCGAGTGTGAATTCGTCCCCAGTTCACCCAGTTCAGTTCAAATCGATGAGGCATGCAGGTGAGACGCACTACCGTTCCCCAAGAAGACACTTCCCTGAGCCTGGCAATTCAGAGATGCATTTATCGGAACAAGACAACACTGATCAAGAAGATGAGGTATCAATCTTACCGACCAACCAAGTTACCAGCGAGAATGACTTCGAGCCGCTGGAGTTGCGAATGGAGGCAGGAGAACAACACAAACGAGAAGATCATTCATTCTCATTTGTGAGCATGCGTGGATCAAGTGTAAAGCAACCATAG
- the LOC122023588 gene encoding MLO-like protein 7 isoform X2: MILGFISLLLTFSQDQIAKICVPRAVADSMLPCRPDAESTGGNKRRLLALVLTESHLKRRILAAGGSVVECPPEKEQLITATGLHQLHILIFFLAVFHVVNSALIMVLGRAKIHRWKDWEKDTTSAEYAFTTDPSRFRFTDEVSFVMSHTSFWNRNVILFYIKCFFNQFIKSVTKADYLTLRHGFISAHLAPGTNFNFKRYIKRALEDDFKQVVGISSILWASAVIILLLNVHGWQELFWASIIPLVIILAVGMKLQAIMAGMAMEIKDRQTVVQGMPLVHLTDRHFWFGRPQFVLFLIHLALFLNGFQITYFFWIWYSFGLNSCFHDTFQFIIARIVIGVIGQVLCSYITLPLYALVSQMGSHMKRSIFDDQTSRALKRWHQNVKRKLKGTPPKSVAPSPRSSVNSSPVHPVQFKSMRHAGETHYRSPRRHFPEPGNSEMHLSEQDNTDQEDEVSILPTNQVTSENDFEPLELRMEAGEQHKREDHSFSFVSMRGSSVKQP; the protein is encoded by the exons ATGATCCTCGGCTTCATCTCCTTGCTGTTGACGTTTAGTCAGGACCAGATCGCGAAAATCTGTGTGCCAAGAGCAGTTGCAGATTCTATGCTGCCATGTCGCCCTGATGCAGAGTCAACTGGCGGAAATAAAAGGCGACTGCTCGCGCTGGTGCTGACGGAGTCACACCTGAAGCGCAGGATTTTAGCTGCTGGTGGTTCAGTGGTTGAATGCCCCCCA GAAAAGGAGCAACTGATTACTGCCACAGGCTTGCACCAGTTGCACATTCTGATCTTCTTTTTGGCTGTGTTTCATGTGGTAAATAGTGCTCTTATAATGGTCCTTGGAAGAGCAAAG ATACACAGATGGAAGGACTGGGAAAAGGATACGACATCGGCTGAGTATGCCTTCACGACTG ATCCATCCAGATTCAGATTTACTGATGAAGTATCCTTCGTAATGTCTCACACGAGCTTCTGGAACAGAAACGTGATCTTGTTCTATATT AAATGCTTCTTTAATCAATTCATCAAGTCTGTTACTAAAGCTGATTACTTGACCTTGCGCCATGGTTTTATAAGT GCTCACTTGGCTCCAGGAACTAATTTTAACTTCAAAAGATATATCAAAAGGGCTTTAGAGGATGACTTCAAGCAAGTTGTTGGAATCAG TTCTATTTTGTGGGCTTCTGCTGTGATTATTTTACTTCTAAATGTTCATG GATGGCAAGAACTTTTTTGGGCATCGATAATTCCTCTAGTC ATCATTTTGGCAGTGGGAATGAAGCTACAGGCGATTATGGCAGGAATGGCCATGGAGATTAAAGATAGGCAAACTGTGGTCCAGGGTATGCCTCTGGTGCATCTCACCGACCGGCATTTTTGGTTCGGGCGGCCGCAATTCGTTCTATTTCTGATCCACTTGGCACTCTTTCTC AATGGATTTCAGATTACATACTTCTTTTGGATATGG TATTCGTTTGGCTTGAATTCCTGTTTCCATGATACATTTCAATTCATCATTGCCAGAATTGTGATCGG GGTTATAGGCCAAGTTTTGTGCAGCTACATTACTCTCCCTCTATATGCACTTGTTTCTCAG ATGGGATCACACATGAAGAGATCCATATTCGACGATCAGACATCCAGGGCACTTAAGAGATGGCACCAGAATGTGAAGAGAAAACTCAAAGGAACCCCTCCGAAATCCGTGGCACCGAGCCCGCGGTCGAGTGTGAATTCGTCCCCAGTTCACCCAGTTCAGTTCAAATCGATGAGGCATGCAGGTGAGACGCACTACCGTTCCCCAAGAAGACACTTCCCTGAGCCTGGCAATTCAGAGATGCATTTATCGGAACAAGACAACACTGATCAAGAAGATGAGGTATCAATCTTACCGACCAACCAAGTTACCAGCGAGAATGACTTCGAGCCGCTGGAGTTGCGAATGGAGGCAGGAGAACAACACAAACGAGAAGATCATTCATTCTCATTTGTGAGCATGCGTGGATCAAGTGTAAAGCAACCATAG